From the genome of Bacteroides sp. MSB163, one region includes:
- a CDS encoding TonB-dependent receptor yields the protein MKRLSIISGVLFLCTSLMAANKITGKIIDESNNQHIEYANVSLLTQDSTFITGVATDNGGGFLLKEVNDGDYILCISCVGYESSYLSIRNLQANLNLGELPLSPDNVMLESVTVTASPIIKKTDRQIILPTEMQTKAASNGVSLLRNLQLSRILINPIDNSITIPGGDNVQLRINGVEVTQAEIIAIRPTDVIRIEYIDNPGARYGNAGAVLNYIVKRRESGGSISADLTNGVSDTGYGEHNLAAKYHFNKSELSTTVYWGQRDLKWTRENYESFHFPEAYQENREVGEPTKVKYDNLNFNLNYSYQDNDKQLLNIALRNQYSDTSSSMSDRISTLYEGDTSYSISDLSTSKVVIPSLDIYYQRNLKNKQTIYADIVASYLDSKNERTFIQKALNNDNNDTDIYSETKGEKYSVISEGIYEKQFNTGKFTGGIKHTQAYLQNRYSGSIENKITMNTAETYLFAEYQSKIKALNYTVGIGAMRTYNSQEQYSSEKYIVKPSLSLSYSINGKWFFRYNGYVSGYAPSLSDLNDISQAMDKYQIRKGNPDLKSVTFYANTLSASWQSKYVSVDLFGRYSYDNKPIMENTYYEDGYFVRTTENHKGFHRIKLETAIQIRPYKEYISIKITPFLNRYISYGNTYTHTHTNAGLRGSLMAMYKNWVLMVEMNTSNHTLWGETLTKEEKLHTIMAGYNTEKWSLSAGVLNPFTNKYEQEIENLSKSAPYRQLAYSKNLRLLFMVNASFSLDFGKKRNSQGRRINNRDTDTGILSGSK from the coding sequence ATGAAGAGACTAAGTATCATTTCAGGAGTATTATTCCTATGTACCTCCCTGATGGCGGCAAACAAAATCACAGGGAAAATCATCGATGAGAGTAACAATCAGCACATCGAGTATGCCAATGTCAGCCTGCTGACTCAGGATTCGACATTCATCACCGGAGTTGCCACAGATAACGGTGGCGGCTTCCTGCTGAAAGAAGTAAACGATGGAGATTATATCTTATGTATCTCATGCGTCGGATATGAAAGCTCCTATCTCTCCATCCGCAACCTGCAAGCCAACCTGAATCTGGGAGAACTGCCCCTGTCGCCCGATAATGTAATGCTGGAAAGTGTTACCGTCACAGCCAGCCCCATCATCAAAAAGACCGACCGGCAAATTATCCTCCCGACCGAAATGCAGACTAAAGCCGCTTCCAACGGAGTTTCCTTACTGAGAAATCTACAACTGTCGCGTATCCTGATCAATCCGATAGACAACAGCATCACGATTCCCGGAGGAGACAATGTGCAACTTAGGATTAACGGCGTAGAAGTGACTCAAGCTGAAATAATTGCCATCCGCCCGACAGATGTGATCCGGATCGAATATATAGACAATCCCGGCGCACGTTATGGAAATGCAGGAGCTGTATTGAACTACATTGTAAAGAGAAGAGAATCAGGAGGAAGTATCTCCGCCGACCTCACCAACGGAGTATCCGATACGGGATATGGCGAACATAACCTCGCTGCCAAATACCACTTCAACAAGTCAGAGCTCAGCACTACCGTATATTGGGGACAGAGAGATCTGAAGTGGACGCGCGAAAACTATGAAAGTTTCCACTTCCCGGAGGCCTATCAGGAGAACAGAGAGGTGGGAGAACCTACCAAAGTAAAGTATGATAACCTTAACTTCAACCTCAATTACAGCTACCAGGATAATGACAAGCAACTTCTCAATATTGCTCTCAGAAATCAATACAGCGATACTTCCAGTTCCATGTCGGACAGAATCAGTACATTGTATGAAGGAGACACCTCCTACTCCATATCCGACCTTTCTACCTCCAAAGTAGTTATCCCTTCTTTGGATATCTATTACCAGAGAAATCTGAAAAACAAGCAGACAATCTATGCGGATATAGTGGCTTCTTATCTGGACAGCAAGAATGAACGGACTTTTATTCAGAAAGCCCTTAATAATGACAATAACGATACGGATATCTATTCGGAAACCAAAGGTGAGAAATACTCCGTCATCAGCGAAGGTATCTACGAAAAACAATTCAATACGGGTAAGTTTACCGGAGGCATCAAGCATACACAGGCCTATTTGCAAAATAGATATTCGGGTAGTATAGAGAATAAAATCACGATGAATACGGCCGAAACGTACCTATTTGCCGAGTATCAATCAAAGATAAAAGCTCTGAACTACACAGTAGGGATTGGAGCCATGAGAACTTATAACAGTCAGGAGCAGTATTCTTCCGAGAAGTATATAGTCAAACCTTCCTTAAGCCTGTCGTACTCTATCAACGGGAAGTGGTTTTTCAGATACAACGGATACGTGTCGGGCTATGCCCCTTCCCTGTCCGACCTGAACGACATCTCGCAAGCAATGGATAAGTATCAGATACGCAAAGGGAATCCCGACTTAAAGTCTGTTACATTCTATGCCAATACACTGTCTGCCAGTTGGCAAAGCAAGTATGTATCTGTCGATTTATTTGGAAGATATAGCTATGACAATAAGCCGATTATGGAAAATACCTACTACGAAGACGGGTATTTTGTCCGCACTACCGAGAATCATAAAGGTTTCCACCGGATCAAACTGGAGACAGCTATACAAATACGACCTTACAAAGAGTATATCTCCATTAAAATCACTCCGTTTCTGAACCGCTATATCAGCTATGGCAACACCTACACGCATACACACACCAATGCAGGACTGCGAGGCAGCCTGATGGCAATGTACAAGAACTGGGTACTGATGGTAGAAATGAATACCAGCAACCACACTCTGTGGGGTGAAACGCTGACTAAAGAGGAGAAACTGCACACCATCATGGCAGGATATAATACGGAGAAATGGAGCCTTTCTGCCGGGGTGCTGAACCCGTTCACCAATAAGTATGAACAGGAAATAGAAAA